One part of the Heptranchias perlo isolate sHepPer1 chromosome 10, sHepPer1.hap1, whole genome shotgun sequence genome encodes these proteins:
- the srp54 gene encoding signal recognition particle subunit SRP54 produces the protein MVLADLGRKITSALRSLSNATIINEEVLNAMLKEVCTALLEADVNIKLVKQLRENVKAAIDLEEMASGLNKRRMIQHAVFKELVKLVDPGVKAWTPTKGKQNVIMFVGLQGSGKTTTCTKLAYYFQRKGWKTCLICADTFRAGAFDQLKQNATKARIPFYGSYTEMDPVIIAAEGVEKFKKENFEIIIVDTSGRHKQEDSLFEEMLQVSNAIQPDNIVYVMDASIGQACEAQAKAFKDKVDVASVIVTKLDGHAKGGGALSAVAATKSPIIFIGTGEHIDDFEPFKTQPFISKLLGMGDIEGLIDKVNELKLDDNEELIDKLKHGQFTLRDMYEQFQNIMKMGPFSQIMGMIPGFGTDFMSKGNEQESMARLKKLMTIMDSMNDQELDNKDGAKLFSKQPGRIQRVARGAGVTTRDVQELLTQYTKFAQMVKKMGGIKGLFKGGDMSKNVNPSQMAKLNQQMAKMMDPRVLHHMGGMAGLQTMMRQFQQGAAGNMKGMMGFNNL, from the exons GTTTTGAATGCTATGCTAAAAGAAGTATGCACTGCTTTACTCGAAGCAGATGTCAATATAAAACTGGTGAAACAGCTTAGAGAAAATGTCAA AGCAGCTATAGACTTGGAAGAGATGGCCTCGGGCCTCAACAAAAGACGAATGATCCAACATGCTGTATTTAAGGAGCTTGTCAAG CTTGTAGATCCAGGAGTTAAAGCATGGACCCCCACGAAAGGAAAACAAAATGTCATCATGTTTGTTGGCCTTCAAGGTAGTGGTAAAACTACAACCTGTACAAAG CTAGCTTACTACTTCCAAAGGAAAGGCTGGAAGACTTGCTTAatatgtgcagacacatttagaGCAG GTGCATTTGACCAACTGAAGCAGAATGCAACCAAAGCAAGAATTCCATTCTATGGAAG CTATACAGAAATGGACCCAGTGATCATAGCTGCAGAAGGtgtggaaaagtttaaaaaagaaaACTTTGAGATAATAATTGTTGATACTAGCGGTCGACACAAACAGGAAGACTCCTTATTTGAAGAAATGTTGCAAGTTTCAAATGCCATA CAACCAGACAACATTGTTTACGTAATGGATGCATCAATTGGTCAAGCGTGTGAAGCACAAGCAAAAGCTTTCAAAGATAAAGTGGATGTTGCATCAGTTATTGTAACTAAGCTCGATGGTCATGCAAAAGGAGGAGGCGCTCTCAGTGC AGTGGCTGCCACCAAAAGTCCAATAATTTTTATTGGTACTGGAGAACACATAGATGATTTTGAGCCATTCAAAACACAGCccttcatcagcaaacttcttg GTATGGGTGATATTGAAGGTTTAATAGACAAGGTAAATGAGCTGAAATTGGATGACAATGAAGAATTAATAGACAAGCTTAAACATG GTCAATTCACGCTGCGAGATATGTATGAACAGTTCCAAAACATTATGAAGATGGGTCCTTTCAGTCAGATAatg GGTATGATCCCTGGCTTTGGAACTGATTTCATGAGCAAAGGCAATGAACAAGAATCAATGGCAAGGCTAAAGAAACTGATGACCATAATGGACAGTATGAATGATCAAG AACTGGACAATAAAGATGGTGCTAAGCTCTTCAGTAAACAGCCAGGAAGGATCCAAAGAGTGGCTCGAGGAGCTGGTGTAACAACCCGAGATGTACAGGAACTTCTGACACAGTATACAAAGTTTGCTCAAATGGTGAAAAAGATGGGAGGAATCAAAGGTCTTTTCAAAG GTGGTGATATGTCCAAAAATGTCAACCCATCTCAGATGGCCAAACTCAACCAGCAAATGGCTAAAATGATGGATCCAAGAGTTCTTCATCATATGG gtGGTATGGCTGGACTACAGACTATGATGAGACAGTTTCAGCAAGGTGCTGCTGGAAACATGAAAGGCATGATGGGATTTAACAACCTTTGA